The genomic interval AAAAATTTTTTCTATTAAATTTCTATTATCATGAATTTTATGAAAGTCTATAAAAATGTATTTGAATTGTTTTAAAAGGTTTACTTTTATTTCATTTTTATCATCTTTATAGACTAGACATTCGTTTATAATTAATATAAAATCAGACTTTAAAAATTTCTTTTCTTTATAATCATGAAAGAGTAGTTTCATTATCCCTCCATGCTCTTCCAATTTTTTAAATTTATTCCAACATACTTTTTATATGAATTTTCTTTCTTTTTAATAAACTCTATAATCTCTTTAAAATAGGTTTCTGTATAATCAATGATATAATCTATCTCTGTATTTAAATTTAAAATGATAGCTACAAATTTACAATATTGTTTATAGTATTCAATTAAAGTTTTTAATACTCTATAGTTCTCAGCAATATCTTTAAATTTCTTATCATGCTCTATTTCATAATTACGACTTACATAAAAGGCATTTAGTGTTAAATTAAAACCTTTCTCAACTTCAGAACAAGGTTTCCAACCTGAATACCTAACCAATGAGCTTGTAGCTTCAAGTAAAAGTATTAAATCAGTTTTTAATTTAGTCTTGCTGCTATACCAATACTTTTCAGCGTCTATTAACTTTAACTCAAGCATTTTCAAACATTGGAATAACTCTTTTATTCTATAGTTATAATTAATACCTAAGGTACTCATTAAATAAACAAACTCAGTACTAAGTTTTTCTCTTATCTTTTTAGCTCTAACTTTAAATAATTCAATAAACTCCATTTAGTAATCCTCCTATGATCTCTTTAACTCTTGATTTAATATATTAATTTGTTTTTCTATCTCTCTGACTTCTTTCCAAGCAATCTGACATTTAGCTTCATTAGTAGTTGCTCTACCTCCACGAATACCTCTTCTTGGAATGAGTTCCATTGTTTTTTCACTCCAACCTTCAGCTTTTTTTCTAGCTTTTAAAAGTTCCTTTTCCAACTTTTTTATCCTTTCAAAATAAGCTATTCTTATTGTTTTTTCAAAGAATTTATCTTCACTTAAACTAAGCATTTATTTATCCTCACTTTCATTATTTTCTTTAATTATAATTTTTGGTACTTGTACTTTTATATCTTCTTCCTTCTCTACTTTAATATCAGGAACAGTAACTTTTATATTGGGTATTTTGATATCTTTAATAATGTAACCTCCTAAAATTCCCACTTGATTTTTAGGAGTACACAGTATATAATAAGGTTCTCAGGCACTGTATTTATATACTGTGTTGCTCCTATGTACTTAGTTGCATGGGAGCTTTTTATTTTTATTCACTTTTTAGAAATTCACTAGCAGTTGTAACAGCTAAAACCTTTTTTAAAAGATGTGCATCTTTATCATTCCAGGATAATTCACCTTGAATATTGTAGTTAAGCTCAATAGTTTGATGTTCTTTAACCATAGAAGTTTTAATATATGGATTCCATGTATTAGGCTTTTGGCCACCACAGGTCCATTTAATTCTAGGATTTTCTGTTAATTTATTTAAAATTTTCTCTATATTTGTAGAATTAACATCTATAATAACTAGTTCTTTAATCATTGTTAATCCTCCATTCTCTTATCAGTTTCGACATCAATTATGTTTTCAAGAATCCTTAAATCTTTTTTAGTAAGAGTATCAAAATCAATTTTTAATTCACTAGCCTTTTTATTTATATTAAATTTAATTAAATCGGATTGTCTAAGGAGTTCTAATTTTTCTTCATTTGTTGCAAGTTCAACATTTCCTATAATTTTATTTTCTTCATTAGTATTATCAACGTATTCAATATTAATAGTTCCCTCTTCAGATATACTTTTAATAGAAGAACCATCAATTTGTAAAGCCTTTTGAACACTTACTGATAAAGCACCAAATTTACTTAAATTAAGTTTTAAAACTGTTTTTAAAGCCATTGAATCAAAGTTTTTACTCCAATTTGAACTACTATAACCTTTTTTTAAATCAGTTCCATAAGATTGACTATACTTCTCAGCATGGTTTTCAATTTGTTCTTTAGTCATATATAAAGTATTTCTAAATCCATTTGTAAATTCTATATAAGAGGCATAACCGATTGTTTTAGCTTCTAATCTTTGGTTTATATCCTCAATAAATTTAAAATTAAATTCACCAGTAAGTAGGTTATAATTTTCTAATTCACCTTCTTTTATCTCAATAGAGTTAATATATTTATATTGTCCACTTCTTAAAGCTAGTTGGATATAACCTTTATAACCCATTTGAAATTGAGCTTTATCTTTATAAGGAACTATATAAGCATAACCTAAATTCTTTTCTATCGGTAAATCTAGTGTTGCACTTGCTATTGCTGAATTGATAATAGATTGAGGTTCACAATCTTGAAGTTGTGGAGTTCCTTCTACTACTCCAACAATAGCCATCATAAAGTGTCCTGCCTTATCTCCTAGCAAACTTTTCATTTGTTTTCTTATTGCCTCAGTAGCAAGTAGAGATTTTAAAGCAGGAATTCCTGTTCCATTAATACCTGTACTTAAACTATTGCTGTTACTACCAACTAAATCATTTTTAACTCTTGCCATTTTTTAATCCTCCCTTAATTAAGCTACATATTTTGGTAATTCTTTGATATTAAATCTTTTAGAACCTCTTTTATCTATCTTCCAAGTTGCAATATATTCATTATTTATAATTAACTCTTCAGTTTGTAGTTCTAACATTTTCTTTTGAATTTCAGCCACAAAAGGTGTCATATCTTGTTCAACTTCTTTTAATTCCTTAGAAAGTTCTTTAGAAGTATCTTTTAAAGATGTATAGTCTTGGAATTTATTAATTTCAATTATTGGTGTAGTTTCTAGTTTATTGCTAAAGCCTTTAAACTCTTCTTTAAAGAAGCTACATTCAGCTTTACAACCATTTGATTTAGGTTCTGTATTTGTATCTAAGCAATTTTGAAACTCTATAGATAATTCATAAGCTTTTTCAATTAACTTACTATCAACATCTATTTCATAAACTTTAGTAAATCTATTATCTATAAAACCAACTAGAAAGCCTTTAGTTTTATTCAGTACTGCAAGTTGCTGTTGTACTTGTGCATAGTATTTATTAGGCACTTCATCTTTAGACCAATCATATGCTTGATAACTATTTCCTGTTTTTAATTCAACTGGATACCATTCGTTATTAATCTTAACCCAACTATCAGGAGTACAAGTCCATAAAGGATATTGAGGATTAGCTACTACTTGATTTCCTTTTCTAACCTCTTGAACATCAAGGTTAAATTCTCTTTTAAAAAGATCTGGAAGATTATTAATTATGAAATCTTCAGCATAATGTCCAAAGTTCATAGCAACCATACTTTCAAAGCTAAACTCTCTTTTATATTGTCCTTTTCTTTCTAAATACATAAGTAATGGACTATTATAATTATCAGGTCTATCGATAAAACCATTTCTCCAAGCGTAATCAACCATTAGTATAGAAACGTCAGTAGCTCCTATTCTTCTATGATTTAACCATTCACCTTCTCCACTACATTCTCCAGTGAATAACACTTCTGAATCATGTAATTTTGGTGATAATTCTTCTAAAAGAGATATAAGTTCAGCTTTTTTCAACTTACTATATCCTTTAGCACCTAAAGTTTTTAATTGTTCTTTTAATTCTTTTACTGTTAATTTCTCATTCATGAGTAAAACCTCCGTTTTTTAAGTCTTGATTACATACTCAATTTTCATCGGGGGATTATATAAGATAGTCGGGGGTATATCTTATTTGATTGAGTATGTAATTAAAACCTAAAGGTTAGTGAGCCTATTTTATAAGGCTCACATTGTATTTTGTGCCTTCTCTTTTATATTCTTCTCTCATTTCTAGTAAGCAATCATCACATAAGTTCATGTGCCAGCCTTTCATAAATTCATCTATAAGTATCCATTTGGCCTTATGTTCTCCACATTCACACATAATGTCATTATCTTTTTTTAAAAGTTTTAAATCTTTGATTAATAAGTTTGTTTCTAATTCTAAAAGCTCTACTCCTAACATATTTCCTCCTACATAATTCTCATTATTATTACTTCAACAGTAAGTACCATCAATCCAATTATTGTTAATTCAGCTATTACTTTCATTAAATCCCCCACATCCTTGCATAAACTTCAAGTCTTGCTAAACATTCGTTATAAGTTCCAATCAATATAATTCCATTAATTTCAAATTTCCATAATCCATTTTTTAAATTTTTAATAATCATATACCCTCCTTGTTATAACTAAAAAAAAGTTATAACAGATATTAAAAAATATTAATAACTTAATTTCAGTTATATAATATAACTATTTTTTGGTTATGTCAATAATTATTTTAACATTTTGTTAAAATTTCTTTTAACATATCTTTCGTTTTATAGTATAATTAATCAAAAAGCATGGAGGAATGGAGAAATGTTAACAACAGGAGAAATCTTAAAAAATAAAAGAGAAGAAAAAGGCCTTTCAGCTTCAAGATTAGCTGAGAATTTGAATGTTTCTCAACCATATGTAACAGCAATAGAGAATAACACTAAAAGACCAAGTAAAGATTATTTACAGAATATATATAATGAGTTTTTATTTACAAATGATGAAAAAATAGCAATAGAAGAGTATGAAAAGTTTAGACGTTTGCCGATTGATATACAAGAGAAGTTAATTTTTTTGGAAAAAAATAACCAAAAAAAAGTAATACAATCAAATTTAAAACCATTAAGTGAAGAAGACTTTATTGAAATGCCTGTAAAAGCAAAAGCTTCTGCAGGGAATGGATATATTAATTTTGAGGATACGCTATATACAAGATTAATTAGAAGAGGTAATTTTTGTCAAGATTGTTATTTAATTGAAGTAGCAGGAAATTCAATGGAACCATTAATTCAAGATGGGTCATTCGTTATAGTAGATCCACATCAAACTGAATATATTGCAAATAAGATATATGTTGTTAAAGTTGGAGAAGAAACTTTTGTAAAAAGAATTCTTATAAAAGAGGAGGCTCAAGTAATGATATTAAAAAGTGTAAATACAGATTATGATGATGTTTATATAGCTGGTAAAGAGTTAGAAAATGTAAAATTATTAGGAAGAGCAATAAAATTTGTTTACGAGGGAAATTTATAAAATAAGGAGGAAATTATGGATTTATATCAAGAATGGCAAGAAAAAATAAAAAATATATCTACTAATAATTTTAGTATATCTATCGGTGAACTAGTAACAAGGTATAGTCAAGAACAAAAAAGAATAGTAATTAATCCTGCTTATCAAAGGCATTATCGTTGGACAAACGAGCAAAAAAGTAATTTTATAGAATCGTTACTTTTAGGATATCCGATACCACCTATTTTTATGTACAGAGACACTGTTCATGGATTTTGGGAAGTTATTGATGGGCTACAGAGATTAGCAACAATTTATGAATTTATAGGTGTGTTAGAAGAAAGTTTTCCAAGAAAGGAAAAATTAAAAAAATTAAAAAGAACTAGTATTTTTAGAACACTAGAAGATAAAACGTGGGAAGATTTTAAGAAATCAAATTTAGATTTTATATTAGAAACACAAACATTACAAGTAACTGTTTTAGATAATAAAAGTGATATTGAAAATAAATATGAAATTTTTAGAAGACTAAATTCCTCTTCAACAGTTCTTTCAGCTCAAGAGATAAGAAATGCAACATTATATGAATCAGCTCCGGCAGTCTATGAACATATAGAAAAACAAATAAAAAGATTAGATTTTACTTTTTTGAGTGCACAAGATTTTATAGAAAGAAAAGATATGGAATTATTTTTAGAATTTCTATTATTAAGCAATTTATTAAAAAATCAATATCAAGATAATGATGCAGCAAATTTTTCAGAAGCTTTAAATAAATTTTCATTATCTTTAGATAGTGAGGAGTTAGAAGAAGGATTTATTCAATTTTCTAAATTTATAAATGATTGTGGAAAATGTCAATTTAAATATACAAAGGATGAAAAACCTCAAGGGGCTTTTATAAATGCATACTTTGAAATTATATCAAGTCTTTATATTCTTTCAGAAGATGGAAAAGTAGAAGATGAAGAAATAAAAGAAATTTTATCTAAAAAATACAGTGAATGGCAAACAGAGATAGGAGTAAATAACCCAAGTGCTCTTAACAGAATGAGAATGGCTATGAAATATGCAAAGGATTATAGAAATGTTAGATAAAAAAAAAGTTATTAATGATTTAAAGTTTTTGATAAAATATTCAAAAGAAACAATGGAAAATCAGCATAAGTCAGAAACAGAGAAAGGATTAGTAATACTTACTTCTTATGTTGCTGCAAATTCTTTGTATGAAAAATTTTCTCTATTAATATTAGAGGATATTTTAAAAAACTATAATCAAGATTTAAGAAAACTTTCTAAAAAAATATTTTTGCTTAAATATAGAAATGGTAAAAAATTAAATAATCTTTCTATAAAAGATATTGATGTTTTTATAAACGGGATAAAAACTGAAAGAATGAGTAGTGATTTTAAAAATGATCATAAATCTTTAAAGGATATTTCAAATTTATTTGAATTTTTAAAGCAAAGTGAAGAAACTAAAAAAGTTATTGATAAAATATTATTGAAAAGAAGATTAACTTTTTTAGGTTTACAGGAACAATTGCAAGATGATTATAAAGATACAAGAACGAGAGTTGTTCATGGAGATTATAAAGATATAAAAACACTATATTATTTATATAGAGGTAAGTATTTAGATTTTTTAATTAATATTTACATAGCTATGAAAATAATGATGTATTCAGAACATCTATAGACATTAGTTAAAAATTGGTGTATAATATAAAGATATGAAAATTGAACGAAGGAGAATTTTTTTATGGATTTTTCGAAGATATTACAAACTTATTTTGAATTAATTGATAATTTTTTTGAAAATAAAAATATGGATTTTATAAAAGAAAACTCTCAATACTTTACACCAATAAATATAGTTGATAAAATGTTAGAAGATTTAGAAATCCAAAATTTAGAAAGAGTAAAGATACTAGATCCAGCATGTGGTTGTGGGATACTTTTAATAAAATTATTAGAAAGATTATTAGATTCAAAAAAAATAAAAATAATAGAAATTGATGCATACGATATTGATTACGAAGCATTAAATATAACTAAGAAAATAATTAATGATATAGCTGCTTTAGCAAAAATAAAAATAAAAATAAATCTTTATGATATGGATTTTTTAAAAGTAAATATTGAAAGAAAATATAACTATATAATATCAAATCCTCCATATAAAAAGACCAATAAAGATTTAGTAGAACAAGATTTAACTTTTTTAATAAATGGACAACCAAATTTATACCATTTGTTTATAGGGAAATCATTAAAACTATTAGAAAAAAAAGGAAAGTATATATTAGTATCTCCGAAAAACTATCTTTCTGGAAAGTATACTGAAAAATTAAGAGAATTTATTTTAAAAAAATTTTCAATAACAAAATTGCATACTTTCAATGAAAGAAGTCAAATTTTTGGGGGAGAAATTATACAAGAAGTATGTATTTCGCATATAGAAAATATAAAAAAAGACGATGTGATTGTATCGTATAATGGTAATGAAAAAATAGTATTAAATATGAATAAGTTGATATTAGATGCTGATAAATTTATAATAATGACGCCAAGAAATTTAGAAGACGTAAAAGTTATTGAACTATTTAATAATATTAAAGACAAGAGTATTGGTAATGAATTATTTATGAGAGTAGGAAAAGTTGTACAGTTTCGTGTCCATGATAGAGAAAATTCTTTAATAGAGGAAGAGTTTAATGAAATTGAAAATGAAGTTCCACTACTAGTATACCGTCATATTAATGAAGGAAAAATAAATTATAGACAAATACAGGAAAAAAATAAAAATAGAGCAATAACATTAAAGAATAATATCAAGAATCAATCTATTTTGGTAAAAAATAGCAATTATGTTATTTTAAGAAAAAATATAGAAAAGAAAAACAAAAAAATAATAATGCCAGTTTTATATTTAAAAAATTTAGAATGTGATAAATTGGGAATTGATAATAATCTTTCATATTTTACAAATATTAATGATAATTTAAGTATGGAGGAGGCAGTAGGAATTTTTTGTATAATAAATTCGGAGCAATTTGATACTTATTATAGAATGATAAATAGTAGCCATACTTTAAATGTATATGAGTTAGAATCAATGAAATTCCCACCATTAAGTACAATAAAGAGAATTGGAGAAAAATATAGCAAATTAGATTTAACTGTAAAGTTATGTACAGATATAGTTAAAAATGAGCTATTGGAAAAAAGATTCTAATATGAGTCATCGAAAAAGTAATTTTTTAATTAAAATTGAATTTAAATTTTTTAAGAACCCTTGATTCATAAGGGTTCTTTTTGATTTAAAATTTTAATTTTTCGATGATTTTAAGGTTTTTCAGTGCCCTCTTATTAAGAATACTTTTTTATATTATAACAAATTATTTTTTTATTCTCATTCTTTTTTCTTTTAGTAGAGCTTTAGTATTTTCATGAGTTTCAAGTAATAGATTATATAAATCTAACTTAAGTGAATTATTTTCCAATAAATCAGGAACTTCAAATTTTAAATCTCTTAAAGAATAATTTGCAGTAAAAATAATATTTTTTGATTCAACATTAATGGTATCATAAGTAGATAATGTAAAAAAATTGTCACTAAATTTATTAACTAAAATATTTTCTAAAGTTTCTCTAAAAAGAAGATATTCTTGCTTAATATACCTTTTATTTGTAAAACCAACTTTTGAAGCTAAAGAAATTATATCGTCACTATTTAAAGGGAGCTTGTTCCAAATTTTAAATTTAGTATAATAATAAGTTTCATTTGGAAAAGTATGAATAATTTTTTCAATTAGATTTTTTGATTTTGTAGCAAAAGCATAAGAAAGCAAGGAATTTAAGCTATAGTTTTGAAAAGATGAGTTATCGTATACTTTTCTTAACTCAATTATCATATCAAAAGCATCAGTTCTATTCTCTAAAAATAAGAATCGTTCAAGACCATAATAAAAAATAAAAACGTACCCTATACAAATTTCACTATTTTTTAAAGGATTTGTTAGCCATTTTAAATAAATTCCTTTTTCTTCAGGTGTAAGAGAGTGATAACTAGGAAAATATCCAATTTCATTTAATGGAGTTACTGAAGATGTGATATTAATAGAAGAAAATACAGAAATAAGACTAGGTTCTTCTGGACCAAAGCTAGAAGTGATAGTTATTTCTAAATCTTCATATGTAAAATTAAATTTTTCTTCATTATTATAAAAAAAATTTTTAAAAGGTCCATCTTCAAACCATAAAAGAGATATAATATGCTTAGGTATATTAAAATTTTCAGAAATAGAAAAAATATTAGATGAACTGTAAGGAATACTAGCTTCATTATCAGTAGACTTTTTAATGTTTTTTGGTATTAAAGTGCTTTCAATTGGTTTTAAAGATAATTCTTTTTTTATTCTTTCATTTTCATCATAGTTTTTAATGCTATTTGAAGCGAAAAATTTTTTAATAAAATTAAACACAAGATTGCCTCCTAAGTAAAAAATATTTAAAAATTTTTATTATATATATAAAATACTATATCAAAAATAATAAAATGTCAAAAAAGTTAAAAAAAATATTTACATAACTAAAAAATAGTTATATAATTTTTAGGAGGTGATATTTATGGAAAATGGAGAAAGAATATACGAGCATTTAAAAAATGAAATGAAAAAACAAAAAATAAATCAATCAGATATAGCCAATACTTTAGGAATGACAAGAGCTAATATAAGTATGATTTTTTCAAGAATGAAGAAAAATAAAATAAGTTATAAAAATACAATAAAAATAGCAAAAATTTTAGGTTTAAACCCTAAAAATTTTTTTTAGATAATCCATAACCTTTCAAAGGTTATGGGAATGCCTACTTAATGTAGGCGTTTAATTGATACTCTTAACCCATAGCCAAGAACCTAAGGGTTGAGGGTAGCAATTAAATATAAAAATAAGAATGGAAGGTTCTTGGCAGGCCTTTCATCAGGAGGTAACAAAATGAGAGCAATAAAAAAAGAAGATTTAGAAAATATAAATTTTTATCAAACACCTAAATGGTTATTTAACTTATTACTTGAGGGGAAAATTACTCCAGGAGCATACTGTCTTTATATGCTTATGTATGATAGAACAAGACTATCTTCAAAGAACAATTGGATAGATGAAGAAGGAGAAGTTTTTATTATATACTCTTGGGATTCAATGAGAGAAGATAGAAAAGTAAAATCAAATAATCAGATAAAAAGAGATCTTGATAAATTATATGAATTAGGATTATTACAAGTTAAACGTAAATATAGAGATTCTAATCTTTATTATCTAAATATCTATTCTGAAAAAGAAGAAAGTGAGATTACACAAATTGTAGAATCTAACTTAGAAGAAAAAGCAGAATTACACAATTTGTGTGAGTCAGATTCTACAAAGTGTGTTAGTGAGATTACACAATTTGTAGAGGCTAATAATAATAACTTTATTAATAATAATTTAATAATAACTACTACTAACCAAGATAATATAAATTATAAAGACCAAGATACTAACCAACCTGAAAAAGCTAGTAGTAGTTCTTTTGAAAAAAATATAAAAGAGATTAAAAAATATTTGCTTGAGAACGTAAAAGATATACCAACTTGTAAAAATATCATGTTCTTAGTTGAAAATATAGGTCTACCTCTTGAAAGAATCAAAGAGGTTGTTAATTATGCAACTAAATCTCAAAAAGGAATTGGCTTTATCTACAAGGCTTTAGAAGAGAATTGGACATTGAAAGATATAACATATTCAACTGAAAAGAATATCAGTACTACACCTACAGCAAGAGGACATAAGTTTAATTCTGAAGCTATAGACAGCACAATAGAAGCTAAGGAAGCTAAAGAGGAATATACATCTAAGATTGATAGATTGCAAGGGATATATCAAGTTTTAAGTGATACAGAAAAGAAAAAAATTGATGATGAAGCATATCAATTAGCTGTAGAACAATATGGACCAACTGTTGCTAAAATTATGGCAAGAACTAAAACTAAGTTTGAAATTTTAGAAAAGTATTATTTATTGGAAAAAGGAGCTTAGTTATGGAGAAAACTAAGAGACTAAGAAAAAGTGGAATTACTTATAAAAAATCTCAAAGTAAAATAAAGCAGAGATTTAAGAAATTGGAAACTTTGGTTTATGTTAATTTTAATTTATCCAATAAAGAACTCGCAGAAAAGATAGGTATTTCAGAAAAAGAGTTTTATCGAGGTAAATATAATCTTGTAGCAAATGATTTAAAAATTAAATACAAACAACAAAGTTTATTTTAGTTAAAAAGGAGTAGTATTTATGAAGAATAAATATATTTGTAAAAAATGTAATAAATTTATAGCTAGTAGAAGTGATGATGGAGAAATAAATATAAATCCAAAATCTAAAAAAATATCCTTGAAAGGAAAAGAATTTAGAATAGTTTGTAAATGTGGAGAAAGTCATAAAATTCAGTTTTAAAAAATATTTTTATATAGTATAATATAATGGGTTAACGATTTAAGACAGCTTCCCTCTTACCTTAAGCAAAATTTTGAGGTATAATATATCATAAAATAAACTAGGAGGATGAGGTTGTGGCTAGAAAATCATATTCACCAGAATTTAAATTTGCAGTTGTTTTGGAAGCACTTAAAGAAAGAAAAACTCTTCAAGAAATCGCTTCAGAACATCATATTGCACCTTCTCAAATATCTCGTTGGGTAGATGAGTTTAAATCGGCGGGTATCTCTGTTTTTTCTAAAGATATGTCTAGCTCTAAAAAGATTGAACTTCTTGAAGAGCAACAACATGAGCTTTATGCTAAAATTGGTAAACTTAGCTCTGAGAACGATTGGTTAAAAAAAAAGCTCGAGAGATAGCTGATTTATTAGGTAATCCAGTTTCTTTAATCGAAGAAAACCTTTATTTTAGCATCTCAGAACAATGTAGAATATTTGGCGCTAGTCGAAGCTCATACTATTACGCTCCTAGGCCTAAAGTTGATATTCAGGTTCAATTAAAAGAAAAAATAAAGGAACAATACAGTCTAGATCCTTCAGCGGGTTCTAGACGTATTACTGCAGCTTTGAATAGAGCTGGAATACCTGTAAAAAGATCAGTCATTAGAAGACTCATGAGGCAGCTAAACCTTAAAGGAATTGCACCTAAAAGAAATTTAAGTAAACCTAAAGCTGGAGCGCAGAAATTCCCT from Cetobacterium somerae carries:
- a CDS encoding GmrSD restriction endonuclease domain-containing protein codes for the protein MDLYQEWQEKIKNISTNNFSISIGELVTRYSQEQKRIVINPAYQRHYRWTNEQKSNFIESLLLGYPIPPIFMYRDTVHGFWEVIDGLQRLATIYEFIGVLEESFPRKEKLKKLKRTSIFRTLEDKTWEDFKKSNLDFILETQTLQVTVLDNKSDIENKYEIFRRLNSSSTVLSAQEIRNATLYESAPAVYEHIEKQIKRLDFTFLSAQDFIERKDMELFLEFLLLSNLLKNQYQDNDAANFSEALNKFSLSLDSEELEEGFIQFSKFINDCGKCQFKYTKDEKPQGAFINAYFEIISSLYILSEDGKVEDEEIKEILSKKYSEWQTEIGVNNPSALNRMRMAMKYAKDYRNVR
- a CDS encoding Eco57I restriction-modification methylase domain-containing protein codes for the protein MDFSKILQTYFELIDNFFENKNMDFIKENSQYFTPINIVDKMLEDLEIQNLERVKILDPACGCGILLIKLLERLLDSKKIKIIEIDAYDIDYEALNITKKIINDIAALAKIKIKINLYDMDFLKVNIERKYNYIISNPPYKKTNKDLVEQDLTFLINGQPNLYHLFIGKSLKLLEKKGKYILVSPKNYLSGKYTEKLREFILKKFSITKLHTFNERSQIFGGEIIQEVCISHIENIKKDDVIVSYNGNEKIVLNMNKLILDADKFIIMTPRNLEDVKVIELFNNIKDKSIGNELFMRVGKVVQFRVHDRENSLIEEEFNEIENEVPLLVYRHINEGKINYRQIQEKNKNRAITLKNNIKNQSILVKNSNYVILRKNIEKKNKKIIMPVLYLKNLECDKLGIDNNLSYFTNINDNLSMEEAVGIFCIINSEQFDTYYRMINSSHTLNVYELESMKFPPLSTIKRIGEKYSKLDLTVKLCTDIVKNELLEKRF
- a CDS encoding recombinase RecT; translation: MARVKNDLVGSNSNSLSTGINGTGIPALKSLLATEAIRKQMKSLLGDKAGHFMMAIVGVVEGTPQLQDCEPQSIINSAIASATLDLPIEKNLGYAYIVPYKDKAQFQMGYKGYIQLALRSGQYKYINSIEIKEGELENYNLLTGEFNFKFIEDINQRLEAKTIGYASYIEFTNGFRNTLYMTKEQIENHAEKYSQSYGTDLKKGYSSSNWSKNFDSMALKTVLKLNLSKFGALSVSVQKALQIDGSSIKSISEEGTINIEYVDNTNEENKIIGNVELATNEEKLELLRQSDLIKFNINKKASELKIDFDTLTKKDLRILENIIDVETDKRMED
- a CDS encoding helix-turn-helix domain-containing protein; this translates as MENGERIYEHLKNEMKKQKINQSDIANTLGMTRANISMIFSRMKKNKISYKNTIKIAKILGLNPKNFF
- a CDS encoding TerB N-terminal domain-containing protein, which codes for MFNFIKKFFASNSIKNYDENERIKKELSLKPIESTLIPKNIKKSTDNEASIPYSSSNIFSISENFNIPKHIISLLWFEDGPFKNFFYNNEEKFNFTYEDLEITITSSFGPEEPSLISVFSSINITSSVTPLNEIGYFPSYHSLTPEEKGIYLKWLTNPLKNSEICIGYVFIFYYGLERFLFLENRTDAFDMIIELRKVYDNSSFQNYSLNSLLSYAFATKSKNLIEKIIHTFPNETYYYTKFKIWNKLPLNSDDIISLASKVGFTNKRYIKQEYLLFRETLENILVNKFSDNFFTLSTYDTINVESKNIIFTANYSLRDLKFEVPDLLENNSLKLDLYNLLLETHENTKALLKEKRMRIKK
- a CDS encoding XRE family transcriptional regulator, with product MLTTGEILKNKREEKGLSASRLAENLNVSQPYVTAIENNTKRPSKDYLQNIYNEFLFTNDEKIAIEEYEKFRRLPIDIQEKLIFLEKNNQKKVIQSNLKPLSEEDFIEMPVKAKASAGNGYINFEDTLYTRLIRRGNFCQDCYLIEVAGNSMEPLIQDGSFVIVDPHQTEYIANKIYVVKVGEETFVKRILIKEEAQVMILKSVNTDYDDVYIAGKELENVKLLGRAIKFVYEGNL
- a CDS encoding transposase, which gives rise to MARKSYSPEFKFAVVLEALKERKTLQEIASEHHIAPSQISRWVDEFKSAGISVFSKDMSSSKKIELLEEQQHELYAKIGKLSSENDWLKKKLER
- a CDS encoding YqaJ viral recombinase family protein, with translation MNEKLTVKELKEQLKTLGAKGYSKLKKAELISLLEELSPKLHDSEVLFTGECSGEGEWLNHRRIGATDVSILMVDYAWRNGFIDRPDNYNSPLLMYLERKGQYKREFSFESMVAMNFGHYAEDFIINNLPDLFKREFNLDVQEVRKGNQVVANPQYPLWTCTPDSWVKINNEWYPVELKTGNSYQAYDWSKDEVPNKYYAQVQQQLAVLNKTKGFLVGFIDNRFTKVYEIDVDSKLIEKAYELSIEFQNCLDTNTEPKSNGCKAECSFFKEEFKGFSNKLETTPIIEINKFQDYTSLKDTSKELSKELKEVEQDMTPFVAEIQKKMLELQTEELIINNEYIATWKIDKRGSKRFNIKELPKYVA
- a CDS encoding replication initiator protein A, whose product is MRAIKKEDLENINFYQTPKWLFNLLLEGKITPGAYCLYMLMYDRTRLSSKNNWIDEEGEVFIIYSWDSMREDRKVKSNNQIKRDLDKLYELGLLQVKRKYRDSNLYYLNIYSEKEESEITQIVESNLEEKAELHNLCESDSTKCVSEITQFVEANNNNFINNNLIITTTNQDNINYKDQDTNQPEKASSSSFEKNIKEIKKYLLENVKDIPTCKNIMFLVENIGLPLERIKEVVNYATKSQKGIGFIYKALEENWTLKDITYSTEKNISTTPTARGHKFNSEAIDSTIEAKEAKEEYTSKIDRLQGIYQVLSDTEKKKIDDEAYQLAVEQYGPTVAKIMARTKTKFEILEKYYLLEKGA